From Hyla sarda isolate aHylSar1 chromosome 5, aHylSar1.hap1, whole genome shotgun sequence, a single genomic window includes:
- the LOC130273108 gene encoding uncharacterized protein LOC130273108 isoform X2 — MAAPEAPTYRRYKFVPGGEGIDNFWKVIVEGKNCTIEIPEERFSVQHWYDAESGKTGKICTTRAAIVEGINNFDPKPFGIYKSEVEIMDPQHKLLLECTYRALEDGGYPAESISGSDTGVFIGLMNRDADTIYNNCADKITHLHGTGTSTCIAANRISYCFNLTGPSISIDTACSSSLVALHYACQSIRQGDCGMAICAGVSCIIEPRVFVALTQAKMISPEGTSKPFSNKADGYGRGEGCGVVLLKPLKKAIDDYNKIWGIICKTAVNQDGRSVSPITKPSQHQQEKLLHQIYKAIDPCSVQYVEAHGTGTPIGDPTEAASLGNMIGKKRPIGMKPLKIGSVKGNIGHTESAAGVAGLIKVLLMMHHEMIPPSLHYSKETGIKIIEESNLEIPTSPEKWPEEAAFGRMAGINSFGFGGTNSHTVVKQYKYKYPQYHSKRPVELYIMSAASSKSLHLSIEDTHEVISKTTSLTLENLVYTAACRRSHSNYKYRAGFLASSITQLHQQLQTMKKDIAPAKSNPHIVFVFCGNGVLHRGMCKMLLEIEPVFRQKCVEIDMMMRVYTSLSVVQLLEEEFDDFSRPDVAQLLLFTIQVSLVTLLRYWGVKPDCILGHSVGEVAAAHCSGILSLEDAIKVIYYRSALQCKVTGGKMLVVGNIMVTEVSDLIASYKGKACIAAYNSPTSCTVSGDGETIDQINTKLSKDYSSYNVFLHVLDVPAAYHSPMMDPILDEVKETLRDLQEQNMKIDLISTVTGKSASKEDFTTGDYWAKNIREPVCFEKAVEASARDKENIVFIEIGPRRALQRNITETLGPKTTVYPVIQPKKEHETIFSLLISLFTQGYNPDWCHVFEAYKSAPSTIPRYQFDHIKEDIKYEKIRNQTTSRPNHPLIHSMSDDFTEFSCKLSKEITPYVYEHKVLGAAIIPGAFYVELALAAAATSFKPKLPLHSLKVSVNFLKPCVLHHNTIDLNVKFNQEDQVTHFEVLTSHVFATGKIEKNNHTIDTSKRILVEQIFQRCTSVVKKQKIYEMLYAAGFEYGEAYEQLGDVHSGKDLKEIIGRVKVQKEIRDTMYEYHIHPVILDSFLQIGVCFNFVAEDSVRMLPSLIGGLTILQPMQEQMIIYMKLVKTTEKYFELCGCFTDNNGLVLVEIKKFRITFVKQTVNKENNFFFQAEWKKSSQSKPTTKQEANMVVYSDNLGIGEKLSTYIQNGLSYITFNNWDTEIPTLKILNSQCNDVVFMWGIHRLPDDSSENLTQVLAKCCEVYRQLILAVRERSSKPAIRTVTFKAVGKTVDHINPGFALVGMTRACLIEIPELKFQLIDISSSSTQDMAALAQVLLHYDPNNYPEIWINDGSIYTSEIIVTDTKKRTWQTETLQKSDSFTLYSSEPYNISEISAEQTVFPFSGLKSKEIEINIDRICAHTEDYFPVSLSNWKYGSASYFTKSEKHELIALDFAGIVVAVGKDVKKIQVGDRVAVCYPTIATSKVKLSEDVCYLIKKAPALRNSPCISFFVLAWEILHHQLPRAKNKPKLTIVSSDAKSILCRVLCKTAERTGWEATISNGNMITDKKCAAMVVLPTVEGISREALTELPLLKNVVVLSDQKNVKNVILNARQDVHVHLLDLAVVFHQTYLQQFAKDLHKWLYSMSSELVISKLIIQPSHNKSNYNNTLCSYATAQAIPLIELDNGIISRISGSSPNLRLFKHCGVYIVTGGLTGLGFETVKFIIQNGGGNVVILSRRNPTPEMEKEIGETENENEHAKIVTLQCNVTSYTEVIRAIDSIKKIFPKIPIRGVFHSAVVLYDGILQNLNLSLFEKVLSPKVDGAVNLHRATSDIKLDYFVCYSSIASFVGNPGQANYAAANSFLDTFCQYRRNMGLCGQSISWGGLNLGLLLNQHQIHKLLQSKGIFLLNTKEIHENLKKCLLINNTHQAIAKFDFKTMSSTLISFIPGLKKRLYNVVTEELRNSEQTPNRNEFSNLNKESCDDYVLSVITELTGVSPSEITPSTVLNSVGIDSMLAMTLQSRIFKEMNVNIPLVKLLDPNTTISMLVMILKENTGNDKENGSKIIEETRL; from the exons GTGAAGGAATTGACAACTTTTGGAAAGTTATTGTTGAGGGAAAAAACTGTACCATAGAGATACCAGAGGAAAGATTTAGTGTCCAACACTGGTATGATGCTGAATCTGGGAAGACAGGGAAAATATGTACTACACGAGCTGCcattgtggaggg CATTAACAATTTTGATCCTAAACCTTTCGGAATCTACAAGTCTGAAGTGGAGATTATGGATCCACAGCACAAACTACTGCTAGAATGTACATATAGGGCTCTGGAAGATGGAGGCTACCCAGCAGAAAGCATCAGTGGAAGTGATACCGGAGTATTTATAG gTCTCATGAACAGGGATGCGGATACAATTTACAATAACTGTGCTGATAAAATTACTCATTTACATGGAACTGGAACATCAACCTGCATAGCTGCCAATAGGATATCATACTGCTTCAATCTGACGGGCCCGTCTATATCAATCGATACAGCTTGTTCTTCTTCTCTGGTTGCTTTACATTATGCCTGCCAATCCATCAGACAAG GTGACTGTGGTATGGCGATTTGTGCAGGAGTCAGCTGTATTATTGAACCTCGTGTCTTTGTTGCACTTACTCAAGCAAAGATGATTTCTCCAGAAGGGACAAGTAAACCATTTTCCAATAAAGCAGATGGATATGGAAGAGGAGAAGGATGTGGTGTTGTTCTCttaaaacctttaaaaaag gcTATTGATGATTACAACAAAATCTGGGGAATAATATGTAAAACTGCAGTTAACCAAGATGGACGGTCAGTGTCGCCAATCACTAAACCATCTCAACATCAACAGGAGAAATTATTGCATCAAATCTATAAAGCCATTGATCCATGTTCTGTGCAGTACGTTGAAGCTCATGGTACTGGAACACCAATTGGTGACCCAACAGAAGCAGCCAGCTTAGGAAACATGATTGGGAAAAAGCGCCCCATTGGAATGAAGCCTCTGAAGATTGGGTCAGTAAAAGGGAACATTGGTCACACTGAATCTGCCGCTGGGGTTGCCGGGCTGATTAAAGTTCTTCTCATGATGCACCATGAAATGATTCCTCCATCTCTACATTATTCAAAGGAAACTGGCATCAAAATCATAGAGGAATCGAATCTAGAAATTCCCACCAGCCCTGAAAAATGGCCAGAGGAGGCAGCGTTTGGAAGAATGGCAGGAATAAACAGCTTTGGGTTTGGAGGAACTAATTCACACACTGTTGTTAAACAGTACAAATACAAATATCCCCAATATCATTCCAAAAGACCGGTAGAACTTTATATAATGTCCGCAGCCTCCAGCAAATCCCTTCACCTTTCTATTGAAGATACACATGAAGTGATAAGCAAGACAACATCCTTAACCCTGGAGAACCTGGTCTACACAGCCGCCTGCAGAAGAAGTCACAGTAATTACAAATACAGAGCAGGATTTCTGGCCTCTTCTATAACTCAGCTACACCAACAGCTTCAGACTATGAAAAAAGATATCGCTCCAGCGAAATCGAATCCCCACATTGTATTTGTGTTCTGTGGGAATGGCGTCCTTCATAGAGGCATGTGTAAGATGTTACTAGAAATCGAGCCAGTGTTCAGACAGAAGTGTGTAGAGATAGACATGATGATGAGAGTTTACACTTCCCTGTCTGTGGTACAGTTGTTGGAGGAAGAGTTTGATGATTTCTCACGGCCGGATGTGGCACAGCTGCTTCTCTTTACAATTCAGGTGTCATTGGTCACTTTACTGAGATACTGGGGGGTGAAGCCAGATTGTATTTTGGGACATTCAGTTGGAGAAGTTGCTGCAGCTCATTGTTCTGGAATTCTTTCACTAGAAGATGCAATAAAAGTCATTTATTACAGGAGCGCACTGCAATGTAAGGTCACCGGAGGAAAAATGTTGGTGGTTGGGAATATTATGGTTACCGAAGTGTCAGATTTAATTGCATCCTACAAAGGAAAAGCTTGTATTGCTGCTTATAACAGTCCTACCTCATGCACAGTATCTGGAGATGGTGAGACAATAGATCAAATTAATACAAAACTGTCTAAAGATTACAGTTCATATAATGTATTTCTCCATGTACTTGATGTCCCTGCTGCGTACCACAGCCCCATGATGGATCCTATATTGGATGAGGTAAAAGAGACACTGAGGGATTTACAAGAGCAAAATATGAAAATTGATCTTATATCAACAGTGACGGGTAAGTCAGCATCCAAAGAAGATTTCACCACTGGTGATTACTGGGCTAAAAATATCCGTGAACCAGTTTGCTTTGAAAAAGCTGTCGAAGCTTCAGCAAGAGATAAAGAAAACATTGTGTTTATTGAAATAGGACCCCGGAGAGCACTACAAAGAAACATAACTGAAACTTTAGGACCCAAAACAACAGTATATCCTGTTATACAGCCCAAAAAAGAGCATGAGACCATCTTTTCTTTGCTGATATCACTTTTTACACAAGGATACAATCCTGACTGGTGTCATGTTTTTGAGGCATATAAATCTGCTCCCTCAACAATTCCGAGATATCAATTTGATCACATCAAGGAAGACATTAAATATGAAAAAATCAGAAACCAAACAACATCACGTCCCAACCATCCCTTAATTCATAGCATGAGTGACGATTTCACGGAGTTCAGCTGTAAACTCTCTAAAGAAATTACACCTTATGTCTATGAACACAAAGTTTTGGGGGCGGCCATTATTCCGGGGGCTTTTTATGTAGAGCTTGCACTGGCAGCTGCCGCTACCAGCTTCAAACCCAAATTACCATTACATTCTCTAAAAGTAAGTGTAAACTTCCTGAAACCTTGTGTTCTTCACCACAATACTATAGACCTGAATGTGAAATTTAACCAAGAAGACCAGGTTACTCATTTTGAAGTTCTAACATCACATGTCTTTGCAactgggaaaatagaaaaaaataaccaCACAATAGACACAAGCAAAAGGATCTTGGTTGAACAGATTTTTCAAAGATGTACTTCTGTTGTCAAGAAACAAAAGATTTATGAGATGCTCTATGCAGCTGGCTTTGAATATGGGGAGGCTTACGAACAGCTGGGCGATGTTCATTCTGGAAAAGATCTTAAAGAAATAATTGGAAGGGTAAAAGTACAAAAAGAAATCCGAGATACAATGTATGAGTACCACATACATCCAGTCATTTTAGACAGTTTTCTCCAAATAGGGGTTTGTTTTAATTTTGTTGCAGAGGACTCTGTGCGTATGTTGCCATCTTTGATAGGAGGCCTAACAATTCTACAGCCTATGCAAGAACAAATGATCATTTATATGAAATTAGTAAAAACCACAGAGAAATACTTTGAGTTATGCGGATGTTTTACAGATAATAATGGTTTAGTTCtagtagaaataaaaaaatttagaatAACATTTGTAAAACAAACAGTTAacaaagaaaacaatttttttttccaagctgAATGGAAAAAGTCTTCCCAGTCCAAGCCTACTACAAAACAAGAGGCAAATATGGTAGTTTATTCTGACAATCTGGGAATAGGGGAAAAATTATCAACCTATATACAGAATGGACTAAGCTACATTACCTTCAACAACTGGGATACAGAAATTCCAACACTTAAAATTCTTAACAGTCAATGTAATGATGTTGTGTTCATGTGGGGAATCCACAGACTTCCTGACGATAGTTCAGAAAATCTAACACAAGTTCTTGCAAAGTGTTGTGAAGTCTATCGACAGCTAATTTTAGCAGTCAGAGAAAGGTCCTCTAAACCTGCTATCAGGACAGTGACGTTCAAAGCAGTTGGAAAAACAGTGGATCACATTAATCCTGGATTCGCACTGGTGGGAATGACAAGAGCGTGCCTTATCGAAATACCTGAATTGAAATTTCAGCTTATTGATATTTCTTCATCAAGCACCCAAGATATGGCGGCATTAGCTCAAGTTCTTCTTCATTATGATCCCAATAATTATCCTGAGATCTGGATCAATGATGGTTCTATTTACACTAGTGAAATCATTGTCACTGACACTAAAAAGAGAACATGGCAAACAGAAACCTTACAGAAATCTGATAGTTTTACCCTTTACTCTTCAGAGCCCTACAACATAAGTGAGATATCTGCGGAACAAACAGTCTTTCCATTTTCTGGGTTAAAGAGCAAAGAAATAGAGATCAATATTGACAGAATTTGCGCTCACACAGAAGATTACTTTCCTGTGAGTCTTTCAAATTGGAAATATGGCAGTGCTTCTTATTTTACAAAAAGCGAAAAGCATGAGCTCattgctctggattttgctggTATTGTGGTTGCAGTTGGGAAGGATGTGAAGAAAATTCAAGTTGGGGATCGAGTTGCAGTGTGTTATCCAACAATTGCAACCTCCAAAGTGAAGCTTTCTGAGGATGTTTGCTACTTAATCAAAAAAGCTCCAGCATTGAGAAATTCTCCATGTATTTCATTCTTTGTTTTAGCCTGGGAAATATTGCACCACCAACTACcacgtgcaaaaaataaaccaaaacTAACAATAGTCTCTTCAGATGCAAAGTCCATTTTATGCAGAGTTTTATGCAAGACAGCAGAGCGAACAGGCTGGGAAGCTACTATATCCAATGGGAATATGATAACTGACAAAAAGTGTGCTGCCATGGTTGTTCTTCCTACAGTTGAAGGCATCTCTAGAGAAGCACTCACCGAGTTACCTCTTCTTAAAAATGTTGTTGTTCTATCAGaccagaaaaatgtaaaaaacgtgATACTGAACGCCAGGCAAGATGTTCATGTTCATCTGCTTGATCTTGCTGTTGTGTTTCACCAGACATATCTACAACAGTTTGCAAAGGACTTACATAAATGGTTGTACTCAATGTCATCTGAATTAGTCATTTCAAAACTGATAATTCAACCCTCACATAATAAATCTAACTATAACAATACATtgtgtagctatgcaacagcccaGGCCATACCACTTATTGAGCTAGATAATGGTATAATCTCAAGGATCTCTGGGTCATCACCCAATCTAAGACTTTTTAAGCACTGTGGAGTTTACATAGTCACAGGTGGTCTAACTGGTCTTGGGTTTGAGACAGTGAAATTCATTATACAGAATGGCGGAGGCAATGTTGTGATTTTGTCCAGAAGAAATCCAACTCCTGAAATGGAAAAGGAAATCGGTGAGACTGAAAATGAAAATGAACATGCTAAGATAGTTACACTGCAGTGCAATGTTACCAGTTATACTGAAGTCATAAGAGCTATAGATTCAATCAAAAAAATATTCCCAAAGATTCCAATAAGAGGCGTCTTTCACAGTGCAGTTGTCCTTTATGATGGGATTTTGCAGAACCTTAATTTGTCACTTTTTGAGAAAGTACTAAGTCCAAAAGTAGATGGAGCTGTAAATCTCCACCGTGCCACATCGGACATTAAACTAGACTACTTTGTTTGCTATTCGTCTATTGCTTCATTTGTTGGAAATCCAGGACAAGCaaattatgctgctgccaactcctttcTAGACACATTCTGTCAATACAGAAGGAATATGGGACTTTGTGGACAGTCAATAAGTTGGGGAGGCCTCAATCTTGGACTATTACTTAACCAACACCAAATTCACAAACTCCTACAGTCAAAAGGGATATTTCTTTTGAATACCAAGGAAATTCATGAGAATCTAAAGAAATGTCTTTTAATAAACAACACCCACCAAGCAATTGCCAAGTTTGACTTTAAAACTATGTCCAGTACTTTAATTTCATTCATACCAGGACTAAAGAAGCGGCTCTATAATGTTGTAACAGAAGAGTTGAGAAATTCTGAACAAACACCAAACAGGAATGAGTTCTCCAACCTTAATAAGGAATCCTGTGATGACTATGTGTTGTCAGTAATAACTGAACTCACAGGTGTCAGTCCCAGTGAAATCACTCCAAGTACGGTTCTTAACTCTGTTGGTATTGACTCGATGTTGGCAATGACATTACAAAGTCGTATCTTCAAAGAGATGAATGTAAACATACCACTGGTCAAGCTTTTGGATCCGAACACAACAATCTCAATGTTGGTCATGATTCTTAAAGAAAACACTGGTAATGACAAAGAAAATGGGAGTAAAATAATAGAGGAAACTAGGCTGTGA